One genomic region from Fibrobacter sp. encodes:
- a CDS encoding UPF0175 family protein, whose product MATITMEVPEDIMNFMVCENKCDELRRNALLLYPFIKNETISHGRAAEILGISKWELIELYGSEGIPYIDQSWEEVEQDAGNVMELLSKR is encoded by the coding sequence ATGGCGACAATAACAATGGAAGTCCCGGAAGACATCATGAATTTCATGGTGTGCGAAAACAAGTGCGATGAGCTCCGTCGCAATGCTTTGTTGCTGTACCCCTTTATCAAGAACGAGACAATCTCGCATGGTCGTGCCGCCGAAATTTTGGGCATTTCCAAGTGGGAACTGATTGAATTGTATGGGAGCGAGGGAATCCCGTATATTGACCAGAGCTGGGAAGAAGTTGAACAGGACGCAGGCAATGTGATGGAACTACTTTCCAAGAGGTAG
- a CDS encoding Rpn family recombination-promoting nuclease/putative transposase, which produces MNRTQFWAMARDLKEHPENLPKYREIYRNVYPFSDGIFKMLMASEGKPERTIKFLNAMLGLTGNKAITKFTLGVQEQPGVMDNKTNIFDIYGYNQANEPVVIEVQQNFNTLFMDRLVYYTSRIVNNQVKKNKSYELPHIYVLSLLVDDQFPLEPDTYFHQCQVMRNRKYPFKKIDVFLVEMSKFFRMDDRLQEENCWEARDVSPRAEMLRLFRDVLEDKTIDEEKAGNLLDEDFAKDVSFVGYTDELLLLEVDNMTDMLYEKQGSYLQGKEEGRNEGLSQGADAKNKELAKGFRDDGVPLEIISKRTGLTPEEIKEL; this is translated from the coding sequence ATGAATAGAACCCAGTTTTGGGCCATGGCCCGCGATCTCAAGGAACATCCTGAGAATCTCCCCAAGTATCGTGAAATCTATAGGAATGTCTATCCGTTCAGCGATGGCATTTTTAAGATGCTGATGGCGAGCGAAGGCAAGCCGGAGCGAACGATCAAGTTTTTGAACGCCATGCTCGGGCTCACTGGGAACAAGGCGATTACGAAGTTCACCCTGGGCGTTCAGGAACAGCCTGGCGTGATGGACAACAAGACCAACATTTTTGACATTTACGGATACAATCAGGCGAATGAACCCGTGGTCATCGAGGTGCAGCAGAATTTCAACACGCTGTTCATGGACCGTCTGGTTTATTACACATCTCGCATCGTGAATAACCAGGTGAAGAAAAACAAGAGTTACGAGCTGCCGCATATCTATGTGCTTTCGCTGCTTGTGGATGACCAGTTCCCGCTGGAGCCTGACACTTATTTTCATCAGTGCCAGGTAATGCGGAACCGTAAATATCCATTCAAGAAGATTGATGTGTTCCTTGTGGAAATGTCGAAGTTTTTCCGCATGGACGACCGCCTGCAAGAAGAAAATTGCTGGGAAGCCCGTGATGTGTCGCCCCGCGCAGAAATGCTGCGGCTCTTTCGCGATGTGCTGGAAGACAAGACCATCGACGAGGAAAAAGCGGGAAATCTCCTTGACGAAGACTTCGCAAAAGATGTATCTTTTGTGGGGTACACCGATGAACTTTTACTCCTGGAGGTAGATAACATGACTGACATGCTTTACGAAAAGCAGGGCTCCTACCTGCAGGGAAAAGAAGAAGGTCGCAACGAAGGTCTTTCCCAGGGGGCAGATGCCAAGAACAAGGAACTTGCCAAGGGGTTCCGTGATGATGGTGTTCCTCTGGAAATCATTTCTAAGCGAACAGGCCTTACTCCCGAAGAAATCAAGGAGTTGTAA
- a CDS encoding nucleotidyl transferase AbiEii/AbiGii toxin family protein, with amino-acid sequence MKLIKGASDTLNVMDALVEKDYYVSLILAEIAATSDLAVFKGGTSLSKAHHTINRFSEDIDIAFCGHIGASRRKKLKYNVIAPIATKLGLVITNFDKTQSDRDINNYTFAYKQLCNSSAQVVPEVRLETSMVTEAFPVVEMSIGNYIATYASNVDVEKYDLQPFQMKVQSLERTFVDKVFAICDYYLAGKTRRLSRHLYDLHKLYPQITFNDDLKKLIQQVRSVRAATDTCPSAMPGININELLKEICEKDFFKKDYDGVTQFFVFDNVKYKEAKSTLGQIAENFND; translated from the coding sequence TTGAAGTTGATAAAGGGCGCTAGCGACACCCTGAATGTGATGGACGCTTTAGTTGAAAAAGACTATTACGTCTCCCTCATCCTTGCCGAAATCGCGGCTACATCAGACCTTGCCGTTTTCAAGGGCGGAACATCGTTATCCAAGGCGCACCATACAATCAATCGATTTTCAGAAGACATCGACATTGCATTTTGCGGTCACATCGGTGCTTCGCGAAGAAAAAAGCTTAAATACAATGTGATCGCGCCTATCGCAACAAAGCTCGGGCTTGTCATTACCAACTTTGACAAGACGCAAAGCGATCGCGACATCAACAACTACACTTTTGCCTATAAGCAGTTGTGCAACTCCAGTGCACAAGTCGTTCCAGAAGTCCGCCTAGAAACCAGTATGGTCACCGAAGCGTTTCCTGTTGTAGAAATGTCCATCGGGAATTACATTGCAACATACGCAAGCAACGTAGATGTTGAAAAGTATGATTTGCAGCCGTTTCAAATGAAAGTGCAATCTTTAGAAAGAACCTTCGTAGATAAAGTCTTTGCCATTTGCGACTATTACCTCGCCGGAAAAACAAGACGCCTGTCTCGTCATCTTTACGATTTGCACAAGTTGTATCCGCAAATCACATTTAATGATGATTTAAAAAAGCTAATCCAGCAAGTTCGCAGCGTGCGGGCCGCAACTGACACTTGCCCATCGGCCATGCCGGGCATCAACATCAACGAACTGCTGAAAGAAATCTGCGAAAAAGATTTCTTCAAAAAAGACTACGATGGGGTAACCCAGTTCTTTGTATTTGACAATGTGAAATACAAAGAAGCTAAAAGCACGCTTGGGCAAATTGCAGAAAATTTTAATGATTAA
- a CDS encoding ZIP family metal transporter, translating to MDFAHYLPVIYGIGIPFLGTVLGAACVFFMKGSLRPKVQRAMMAFAAGVMVAASVWSLLLPSIESAADYGKLAFVPPVAGFWAGILLLFLIDKITPHLHLGSNDPEGPRVKMKRTTMLALAVTIHNIPEGMAIGVVFAGWLAGAGAVAGTAGDVASVGAAGGISLASAVAVSIGMALQNFPEGAIVSLPLRAEGETRLKSFGLGFVSAVAEAGAAVVTVLLASSILPAMPYLLSLAAGAMIYVVVEELLPEANEGVHFDGVTLLFALGFSLMMVLDTAL from the coding sequence ATGGATTTTGCTCATTACTTGCCTGTGATTTATGGAATTGGGATTCCGTTCTTGGGAACGGTTCTCGGGGCGGCCTGTGTCTTTTTCATGAAGGGAAGTTTGCGGCCCAAGGTGCAGCGGGCCATGATGGCTTTTGCCGCTGGTGTGATGGTGGCGGCGTCCGTATGGAGCTTGCTGTTGCCCTCCATCGAATCGGCTGCGGATTACGGCAAACTTGCCTTTGTTCCTCCTGTTGCGGGATTCTGGGCGGGCATTCTTTTGCTGTTTCTGATTGACAAGATTACGCCCCATTTGCACTTGGGCAGTAATGATCCCGAAGGTCCCCGCGTGAAAATGAAACGTACGACGATGCTTGCCCTTGCCGTAACCATCCATAACATTCCAGAGGGAATGGCCATTGGCGTGGTGTTTGCCGGATGGCTTGCGGGTGCTGGTGCCGTTGCGGGAACTGCTGGCGATGTTGCAAGCGTGGGCGCGGCGGGCGGAATCTCGTTGGCGTCTGCAGTTGCAGTTTCCATCGGTATGGCCTTGCAGAATTTTCCGGAAGGTGCAATTGTTTCGCTGCCCTTGCGTGCCGAGGGCGAGACACGTTTAAAGTCCTTTGGACTTGGTTTTGTATCTGCAGTTGCAGAAGCGGGCGCCGCCGTGGTTACGGTGCTTTTGGCAAGTTCCATTCTCCCTGCCATGCCCTATTTGTTGAGCCTTGCTGCCGGAGCCATGATCTACGTGGTGGTGGAGGAACTTTTGCCCGAAGCCAATGAAGGTGTTCACTTTGACGGCGTAACTCTGCTTTTCGCTCTGGGATTTTCCCTGATGATGGTGCTGGATACGGCGCTGTAA
- a CDS encoding class I SAM-dependent methyltransferase, with translation MSKFSEYIGSQFGNPRGFVGAVCCVIMNVINRAMYKNTVALVDVSPDDKVLDVGFGNGYLLQLLYGKCKCDMYGIDISEDMVAAATSRNVRASREGKLHLQIGDCCDLTFDENTFSAVTSINTIYFWNDTVKGLSEIRRVLKPGAAFYNVVYTKEWLDKLSYTKKGFKKFEPEELISLGKAAGFVEVTIKEIVKRKSFVVMYRK, from the coding sequence ATGAGTAAGTTTTCAGAATATATCGGCAGTCAGTTCGGGAACCCCCGCGGTTTTGTGGGTGCAGTTTGCTGCGTAATCATGAACGTCATCAACAGGGCCATGTACAAGAATACGGTTGCCCTGGTGGACGTTTCGCCTGATGACAAGGTGCTTGACGTTGGTTTTGGAAACGGTTACTTGTTGCAACTTCTTTATGGCAAGTGCAAGTGCGATATGTACGGCATCGACATTTCCGAAGACATGGTGGCTGCGGCGACTTCTCGAAATGTGCGTGCCTCCCGCGAAGGAAAACTTCATTTGCAGATTGGCGACTGCTGCGATTTGACCTTTGATGAAAATACATTTTCTGCGGTAACATCCATCAACACCATCTACTTCTGGAATGATACTGTAAAGGGCCTGTCCGAAATTCGCCGTGTGCTGAAACCTGGCGCCGCCTTCTATAACGTGGTCTACACCAAGGAATGGCTGGACAAACTGAGCTACACGAAAAAAGGCTTCAAGAAGTTTGAACCGGAAGAACTGATCTCGCTTGGGAAGGCCGCAGGCTTTGTCGAAGTGACGATTAAGGAAATCGTGAAACGCAAAAGCTTTGTGGTGATGTATAGAAAATAA
- a CDS encoding DUF1848 domain-containing protein, translating to MIISASIRTDLPAFYSKWFLNRIREGYVLVRNPYNKDFVTRYDLNSNVVDGLFFCTKNPAPLIPHLNELADYRWLWHVTLTPYGKDVEPNVPDKHFVVEKFKELSVATNRHNVNFRKSSSILEDDFTLIKNLDAVQWRYDPIFITDKYSVEQHVKSFSVMAELLAGYTHTCIISFVDIYNKVAQNFPELKPVSNEEQIAITKAFVEIGNRYDISIKTCVENSVLSKFGADCSGCSTAQVFEKAFGLENSALTFVPPKKKFARSECEVCVVSGDIGAYSNCLHLCKYCYANYGKDVVLSNHKMHDSESPLIIGNLKTNDVIHQAKQISWIVPRNDKQINLFDE from the coding sequence ATGATTATCTCGGCAAGCATTCGTACCGATTTACCGGCGTTCTATTCAAAGTGGTTTTTGAATCGTATTCGCGAAGGATACGTGCTTGTTCGCAATCCGTACAATAAGGATTTTGTAACCCGCTACGATTTAAATTCAAATGTTGTAGATGGACTTTTTTTCTGTACAAAAAATCCAGCACCACTTATACCCCATTTGAATGAACTTGCGGATTACCGTTGGCTGTGGCATGTGACTTTGACGCCTTATGGAAAGGATGTAGAGCCTAATGTCCCTGATAAGCATTTTGTTGTGGAAAAGTTCAAGGAACTTTCCGTTGCAACGAATCGTCACAACGTAAATTTTAGAAAGTCAAGTTCTATACTTGAAGATGATTTTACTCTCATAAAAAATCTGGATGCAGTGCAATGGCGCTATGATCCGATCTTTATTACAGATAAATATTCCGTGGAGCAACACGTAAAATCATTTTCTGTAATGGCGGAACTTTTGGCGGGTTACACTCACACATGCATCATAAGTTTTGTAGATATTTATAATAAAGTGGCTCAAAATTTTCCGGAGCTAAAACCTGTTTCGAACGAAGAACAAATTGCGATAACCAAGGCCTTTGTTGAAATTGGTAACCGTTACGACATTTCAATAAAAACCTGTGTGGAAAATTCCGTGTTGTCAAAGTTCGGTGCTGATTGCAGTGGCTGCAGCACGGCGCAAGTTTTTGAAAAAGCTTTCGGTCTTGAAAATAGTGCGTTGACTTTTGTTCCACCAAAGAAAAAGTTCGCTCGCTCAGAATGCGAAGTGTGTGTTGTCAGCGGCGATATTGGTGCCTATAGCAATTGCTTGCATCTTTGCAAATACTGTTATGCAAATTATGGTAAAGATGTTGTGCTTTCAAATCACAAAATGCATGATTCGGAATCGCCATTGATTATAGGCAATTTAAAAACAAATGATGTGATTCACCAGGCAAAGCAAATCAGCTGGATCGTTCCTAGAAACGATAAGCAGATAAACCTGTTTGATGAATAG